One Oncorhynchus masou masou isolate Uvic2021 chromosome 2, UVic_Omas_1.1, whole genome shotgun sequence genomic region harbors:
- the LOC135552708 gene encoding uncharacterized protein LOC135552708: MAAPYGSPLWQPPMAAPSLGQPPMAAPYGSPLWQPPMAAPSLGQPPMAAPYGSPSLWQPPRWGSPLWQPPRWGSPLWQPPMAAPYGSPLWQPPRWGSPLWQPPMAAPSLGQPPMAAPSLGQPPMAAPYGSPLAGAAPYGSPSLGAGWGSPLWQPPGAGAAPMAAPYGSPLAGAAPYGSPLWQPPMAAPSLGQPPQPNPSDSEGLG; encoded by the coding sequence atggcagccccctaTGGCAGCCCCCTATGGCAGCCCCCTATGGCAGCCCCCTCGCTGGGGCAGCCCCCTATGGCAGCCCCCTATGGCAGCCCCCTATGGCAGCCCCCTATGGCAGCCCCCTCGCTGGGGCAGCCCCCTATGGCAGCCCCCTATGGCAGCCCCTCGCTATGGCAGCCCCCTCGCTGGGGCAGCCCCCTATGGCAGCCCCCTCGCTGGGGCAGCCCCCTATGGCAGCCCCCTATGGCAGCCCCCTATGGCAGCCCCCTATGGCAGCCCCCTCGCTGGGGCAGCCCCCTATGGCAGCCCCCTATGGCAGCCCCCTCGCTGGGGCAGCCCCCTATGGCAGCCCCCTCGCTGGGGCAGCCCCCTATGGCAGCCCCCTATGGCAGCCCCCTCGCTGGGGCAGCCCCCTATGGCAGCCCCTCGCTGGGGGCAGGCTGGGGCAGCCCCCTATGGCAGCCCCCTGGCGCTGGGGCAGCCCCTATGGCAGCCCCCTATGGCAGCCCCCTCGCTGGGGCAGCCCCCTATGGCAGCCCCCTATGGCAGCCCCCTATGGCAGCCCCCTCGCTGGGGCAGCCCCctcaacccaacccctctgattcagaggggttgggttga